In Anoplopoma fimbria isolate UVic2021 breed Golden Eagle Sablefish chromosome 12, Afim_UVic_2022, whole genome shotgun sequence, one DNA window encodes the following:
- the eif2d gene encoding eukaryotic translation initiation factor 2D yields MFARPFRVKSNTAIKGSDRRKLKAEISAAFPSLSAVQLSELIPNKEELNVVKIYVHKGDSVTLYVLHKNPLFFEVEKRLYPTVYVLWRYPALLPTFRTWPPVLQKLIGGADLMLPGVVVPSGGLPDVKWGDYCSVTLVNNRAPVAIGTAAVSTKEMHSLGMKGRGVCVLHAYMDNLWAFGDKSGPPSLPDAEGEGQEVNGEEYESDEVEEEEVEKCVEEKEKEEEEEEENTQGEKVTDQACSGVEELRLAEQEEERVNEEEEANPDDQKMPQETMDALLLQCFLHALKSKVKKSELPLLTSTFLRIHMFSCCPSGKQLDIKKSSYKKLSKFLQAMQKQHHLVRVKELTKGVESIVEVDWKNQALRYFKVPEETDGEAASLKEGGEGELPYHPPEITTLYSVSARLEPLFLDAKKRKGTILQPAEVRDIVTEYVKDNELVDENNKNYVTINPTLCDCLLEKSEYQEVESLKWDDLFSRALARMQECYEVVFPGHAPVRKKGHIEPIEISVASRGSNKKVTLIKNLDVYGLDPAVVATALQRRVQASSVLQPIPGSKDKVLVQIQGNQIHQVGNLLLDHYQIPRKYIQGLEKAPKAGKKK; encoded by the exons ATGTTTGCACGACCGTTTCGTGTCAAATCTAACACCGCAATCAAAGgatcagacag GAGGAAGCTCAAAGCGGAGATATCTGCAGCCTTCCCCTCGCTGTCTGCTGTCCAGCTGTCTGAGCTGATCCCCAACAAAGAGGAGTTAAATGTAGTGAAGATTTATGTCCACAAAGGAGATTCTGTGACACTTTACGTTCTTCACAAAAATCCTCTCTTCTTTGAAGTGGAGAAACGGCTTTATCCTACAG tcTATGTGCTTTGGCGCTACCCTGCTCTCCTGCCAACATTCAGGACATGGCCTCCAGTGCTTCAGAAGTTGATTGGAGGGGCAG ATCTCATGCTGCCAGGTGTGGTGGTGCCTTCAGGTGGTCTCCCTGATGTGAAATGGGGCGACTACTGTTCTGTTACGTTGGTGAACAACAG AGCTCCCGTTGCAATTGGCACCGCTGCTGTGTCCACCAAAGAGATGCACAGTTTGGGCATGAAAgggagaggagtgtgtgttctCCACGCGTACATGGATAATCTCTG GGCTTTTGGAGACAAGTCAGGTCCTCCTTCGTTACCGGATGCAGAGGGTGAAGGACAAGAGGTGAATGGAGAGGAATATGAGTCCGATgaggtagaagaggaggaggttgagaagtgtgtggaggagaaggagaaggaggaggaggaggaggaggagaacactCAAGGTGAAAAGGTCACAGATCAGGCCTGTTCTGGTGTTGAAGAGCTGAGACTGGctgagcaggaggaagagagggtcaacgaggaagaggaggcgaaCCCAGACGACCAGAAAATGCCACAAG AGACAATGGACGCCCTGCTGTTGCAGTGTTTCCTCCATGCACTCAAGAGCAAGGTGAAGAAATCCGAGCTCCCCCTGCTGACCAGCACGTTTCTCCGGATCCACATGTTCTCCTGCTG CCCAAGTGGAAAACAACTAGATATCAAGAAATCCAGCTATAAAAAG ctGTCCAAGTTTCTACAGGCCATGCAGAAGCAGCACCACCTTGTGCGAGTGAAAGAACTAACCAAGGGTGTGGAGAGCATTGTGGAGGTGGACTGGAAAAATCAAGC GCTGCGTTACTTCAAAGTTCCCGAGGAGACGGACGGTGAAGCGGCCTCGCTgaaagagggaggggaaggagaacTTCCGTACCATCCTCCCGAGATCACCACTCTGTACTCTGTGTCAGCGAGACTGGAGCCTCTCTTCCTGGATGCAAAGAAGAG GAAAGGAACAATCCTGCAGCCTGCTGAAGTGAGAGATATTGTCACAGAGTACGTGAAGGATAATGAACTGGTGgatgaaaataataagaa TTACGTGACCATAAACCCGACGCTGTGTGACTGCTTGCTGGAGAAATCGGAGTACCAGGAGGTCGAGTCTCTTAAGTGGGATGACCTCTTTAGCAG GGCGCTGGCAAGAATGCAGGAGTGCTATGAAGTCGTGTTCCCCGGACATGCACCCGTCAGAAAGAAGGGCCACATAGAGCCCATAGAAATATCTGTGGCGTCTCGAGGCTCCAACAAGAAG GTGACTCTGATAAAGAACCTGGATGTGTACGGTTTGGATCCTGCAGTTGTGGCCACAGCTCTGCAGCGCCGAGTCCAGGCCAGCTCCGTCTTACAGCCCATCCCTGGGTCCAAGGACAAAGTCCTGGTCCAGATCCAAGGCAATCAGATTCACCAAGTCGGCAATTTGCTGCTAG aTCATTATCAAATTCCTCGCAAGTACATCCAAGGACTAGAGAAAGCGCCAAAAGCTGGAAAGAAGAAGTAA